One genomic region from Leptospiraceae bacterium encodes:
- a CDS encoding glycosyl transferase, with protein sequence MRIAYYISSHGFGHISRSYEVIKRLLSKDSISKIYVISKRNYFIKDTHEKLVFIDKQFSPGLIQKTSLDIDYISSIKALQNFYSKKEELLEEEVHFLKTNKIDRIISDADSFPFYCAIKTRIPSIFIGNFTWDFIYKGFIKYHSDYQSIAEFFAEFYSHCSKGLILPFNCPISSIQKLTYIPLVGRTSLKDKNTARREFGFTDDKKYILFSFGAYGLSETLFNFNLLDPSCILVTSGYDGLFHESVMHLDKAYYPDVLKACDYVLTKPGYGILSEAYNCQTPILYTSRGDFPEYPYLVKALKTYFKARYIENEDVYNFRFPIKEMEQTTFKTAHTLPEGNPYQIIYEALL encoded by the coding sequence ATGCGAATAGCTTATTATATAAGTTCTCATGGTTTCGGACACATCAGTCGTTCGTATGAAGTAATAAAAAGATTATTATCTAAAGATAGTATTTCCAAAATTTACGTAATCAGCAAACGAAATTATTTCATTAAAGATACACATGAAAAATTAGTTTTCATTGATAAACAGTTTAGTCCTGGATTAATACAAAAAACTTCCTTAGATATCGATTATATTTCTTCTATAAAAGCTTTACAAAATTTTTATTCTAAAAAGGAAGAACTTTTAGAAGAAGAAGTCCACTTTTTAAAAACTAATAAAATTGATAGAATCATTAGTGATGCAGATTCCTTTCCTTTTTATTGTGCTATAAAAACCCGGATTCCCTCAATTTTCATTGGCAACTTTACCTGGGATTTTATATATAAGGGATTTATAAAATATCATTCAGATTACCAGTCAATAGCAGAATTTTTTGCTGAGTTTTATTCACATTGCTCAAAAGGTTTAATTCTACCCTTTAATTGCCCGATTTCATCCATTCAAAAGTTAACCTACATTCCTCTTGTGGGAAGAACATCATTGAAAGATAAAAATACAGCAAGAAGAGAATTTGGTTTTACAGATGATAAAAAATATATTTTATTCTCTTTTGGAGCCTACGGCCTTTCCGAAACTCTTTTTAATTTCAATCTTTTAGATCCTTCCTGTATACTGGTTACCTCAGGCTATGACGGACTTTTTCATGAAAGCGTAATGCATCTGGATAAGGCTTACTACCCGGACGTTTTAAAAGCCTGTGACTATGTTTTAACAAAACCGGGTTATGGTATTTTGAGTGAAGCTTATAATTGTCAGACTCCTATTCTCTACACCAGCAGAGGGGATTTTCCGGAGTACCCCTATCTTGTAAAAGCCTTAAAAACTTACTTTAAAGCTCGATATATTGAAAATGAAGATGTTTATAATTTTCGCTTCCCTATAAAAGAAATGGAACAAACAACATTTAAAACTGCTCATACCCTTCCAGAGGGTAATCCTTATCAGATAATCTATGAAGCTCTTCTTTAA